In Pongo abelii isolate AG06213 chromosome 5, NHGRI_mPonAbe1-v2.0_pri, whole genome shotgun sequence, a single genomic region encodes these proteins:
- the BAG6 gene encoding large proline-rich protein BAG6 isoform X6: MEPSDSTSTAVEEPDSLEVLVKTLDSQTRTFIVGAQMNVKEFKEHIAASVSIPSEKQRLIYQGRVLQDDKKLQEYNVGGKVIHLVERAPPQTQLPSGASSGTGSASATHGGGPPPGTRGPGASVHDRNANSYVMVGTFNLPSEPRVRLVMAQHMIRDIQTLLSRMECRGGPQPQHSQPPPQPPAVTPEPVALSSQTSEPVESETPPREPMEAEEVEERAPAQNPELTPGPAPAGPTPAAETNAPNHPSPAEYVEVLQELQRLESRLQPFLQRYYEVLGVAATTDYNNNHEGREEDQRLINLVGESLRLLGNTFVALSDLRCNLACAPPRHLHVVRPMSHYTTPMVLQQAAIPIQINVGTTVTMTGNGTRPPPTPNAEAPPPGPGQASSVAPSSTNVESSAEGAPPPGPAPPPATSHPRVIRISHQSVEPVVMMHMNIQDSGTQPGGVPSAPTGPLGPPGHGQTLGSTLIQLPSLPPEFMHAVAHQITHQAMVAAVASAAAGQQVPGFPTAPTRVVIARPTPPQARPSHPGGPPVSGTLGAGLGTNASLAQMVSGLVGQLLMQPVLVAQGTPGMAPPPAPATASASAGTTNTATTAGPAPGGPAQPPPAPQPSTADLQFSQLLGNLLGPAGPGAGGPGVASPTITVAMPGVPAFLQGVTDFLQATQTAPPPPPPPPPPPPAPEQQTMPPPGSPSGGAGSPGGLGLESLSPEFFTSVVQGVLSSLLGSLGARAGSSESIAAFIQRLSGSSNIFEPGADGALGFFGALLSLLCQNFSMVDVVMLLHGHFQPLQRLQPQLRSFFHQHYLGGQEPTPSNIRMATHTLITGLEEYVRESFSLVQVQPGVDIIRTNLEFLQEQFNSIAAHVLHCTDSGFGARLLELCNQGLFECLALNLHCLGGQQMELAAVINGRIRRMSRGVNPSLVSWLTTMMGLRLQVVLEHMPVGPDAILRYVRRVGDPPQPLPEEPMEVQGAERASPEPQRENASPAPGTTAEEAMSRGPPPAPEGGSRDEQDGASAETEPWAAAVPPEWVPIIQQDIQSQRKVKPQPPLSDAYLSGMPAKRRKTMQGEGPQLLLSEAVSRAAKAAGARPLTSPESLSRDLEAPEVQESYRQQLRSDIQKRLQEDPNYSPQRFPNAQRAFADDP, translated from the exons ATGGAGCCTAGTGATAGTACCAGTACCGCTGTGGAGGAGCCTGACAGCTTGGAGGTGTTGGTGAAGACCCTGGACTCTCAAACTCGGACCTTTATTGTGGGGGCCCAG atgAATGTAAAAGAGTTTAAGGAGCACATTGCTGCCTCTGTCAGCATCCCATCTGAAAAACAACGGCTCATTTACCAGGGACGGGTTCTGCAAGATGATAAGAAGCTTCAGGAATACA ATGTTGGGGGAAAGGTTATCCACCTGGTGGAACGGGCTCCTCCTCAGACTCAGCTCCCTTCTGGGGCATCTTCTGGGACGGGGTCTGCCTCAGCCACTCATGGTGGGGGACCCCCGCCTGGTACTCGGGGGCCTGGGGCCTCTGTTCATGACCGGAATGCCAACAGCTATGTCATGGTTGGAACCTTCAATCTTCCT AGTGAGCCCCGGGTACGGCTGGTGATGGCTCAGCATATGATCAGGGATATACAGACCTTACTATCCCGGATGGAG TGTCGAGGAGGGCCCCAACCGCAGCACAGTCAGCCGCCCCCGCAGCCACCAGCTGTGACCCCGGAGCCAGTAGCCTTGAGCTCTCAAACATCAGAACCAGTTGAAAGTGAAACACCTCCCCGGGAGCCCATGGAGGCAGAAGAAGTGGAGGAGCGTGCCCCAGCCCAGAACCCGGAGCTCACTCCTGGCCCAGCCCCAGCGGGCCCAACACCTGCCGCGGAAACAAACGCACCCAA CCATCCTTCCCCTGCGGAGTATGTCGAGGTGCTCCAGGAGCTACAGCGGCTGGAGAGTCGCCTCCAGCCCTTCTTGCAGCGCTACTATGAGGTTCTGGGTGTTGCTGCTACCACGGACTACAATAACAAT CACGAGGGCCGGGAGGAGGATCAGCGGTTGATCAACTTGGTAGGGGAGAGCCTGCGACTGCTGGGCAACACCTTTGTGGCACTGTCTGACCTGCGCTGCAATCTGGCCTGCGCGCCCCCACGACACCTGCATGTGGTGCGGCCTATGTCTCACTACACCACCCCCATGGTGCTCCAGCAGGCGGCCATTCCCATACAG ATCAATGTGGGAACCACTGTGACCATGACAGGAAATGGGACTCGGCCCCCCCCAACTCCCAATGCAGAGGCACCTCCCCCTGGTCCTGGGCAGGCCTCATCCGTGGCTCCGTCTTCTACCAATGTCGAGTCCTCAGCTGAGGGGGCTCCCCCGCCAGGTCCAGCTCCCCCGCCAGCTACCAGCCACCCGAGGGTCATCCGGATTTCCCACCAGAGTGTGGAACCCGTGGTTATGATGCACATGAACATTCAAG ATTCTGGCACACAGCCTGGTGGTGTTCCGAGTGCTCCCACTGGCCCCCTGGGACCCCCTGGTCATGGCCAAACCCTGG GCTCCACCCTCATCCAGCTGCCCTCCCTGCCCCCTGAGTTCATGCACGCCGTCGCCCACCAGATCACTCATCAGGCCATGGTGGCAGCTGTTGCCTCCGCGGCCGCAG GACAGCAGGTGCCAGGCTTCCCAACAGCTCCAACCCGGGTGGTGATTGCCCGGCCCACTCCTCCACAGGCTCGGCCTTCCCATCCTGGAGGGCCCCCAGTCTCTGGGACACTG GGCGCCGGTCTGGGTACCAATGCCTCGTTGGCCCAGATGGTGAGCGGCCTTGTGGGGCAGCTTCTTATGCAGCCAGTCCTTGTGG CTCAGGGGACCCCAGGTATGGCTCCACCGCCAGCCCCTGCCACTGCTTCCGCCAGTGCTGGCACCACCAACACAGCTACCACAGCTGGGCCTGCTCCTGGGGGGCCTGCCCAGCCTCCACCCGCCCCTCAACCCTCCACGGCTGATCTTCAGTTCTCTCAGCTTCTGGGGAACCTGCTTGGGCCTGCagggccaggggctggagggcctGGTGTGGCTTCTCCCACCATCACTGTGGCGATGCCTGGTGTCCCTGCCTTTCTCCAGGGTGTCACTGACTTCTTGCAG GCAACACAGACAGcccctccaccacccccacctcctccacccccaccacctgCCCCAGAGCAGCAGACCATGCCCCCACCAGGCTCCCCTTCTGGTGGTGCAGGGAGTCCTGGAGGCCTGGGTCTTGAGAGCCTGTCACCGGAGTTTTTTACCTCAGTGGTGCAGGGTGTGCTCAGCTCCCTGCTGGGCTCCTTGGGGGCTCGGGCTGGCAGCAGTGAAAGTATTGCTGCCTTCATACAACGCCTCAGTGGATCCAGCAACATCTTTGAGCCTGGAGCCGATGGGGCCCTTG GATTCTTTGGGGCCCTGCTCTCTCTTTTGTGCCAGAACTTCTCTATGGTGGATGTAGTGATGCTTCTTCATGGGCATTTCCAGCCACTACAACGGCTCCAGCCCCAACTGCGATCTTTCTTCCACCAGCACTACTTGGGTGGTCAGGAGCCCACACCCAGTAACATCCGG ATGGCAACCCACACATTGATCACAGGGCTAGAAGAGTATGTGCGGGAGAGTTTT TCCTTGGTGCAGGTTCAGCCAGGTGTGGACATCATCCGGACAAACCTGGAATTTCTCCAAGAGCAGTTTAATAGCATTGCTGCTCATGTGCTGCATTGCACAG ATAGTGGATTTGGGGCCCGGTTGCTGGAGTTGTGTAACCAAGGCCTGTTTGAATGCCTGGCCCTGAACCTGCACTGCTTGGGGGGACAGCAGATGGAGCTTGCTGCTGTTATCAATGGCCGAATT CGTCGTATGTCTCGTGGGGTGAATCCCTCCTTGGTGAGCTGGCTGACCACTATGATGGGACTGAGGCTTCAGGTGGTACTGGagcacatgcctgtaggcccCGATGCCATTCTCAGATACGTTCGCAGGGTTGGTGATCCCCCCCAG CCACTTCCTGAGGAGCCAATGGAAGTTCAGGGAGCAGAAAGAGCTTCCCCTGAGCCTCAG CGGGAGAAtgcttccccagcccctggaacAACAGCAGAAGAGGCCATGTCCCGAGGTCCACCTCCTGCTCCTGAGGGGGGCTCCCGGGATGAACAGGATGGAGCTTCAGCTGAGACAGAACCTTGGGCAGCTGCAGTCCCCCCA GAATGGGTCCCTATTATCCAGCAGGACATTCAGAGCCAGCGGAAGGTGAAACCACAGCCCCCTCTGAGTGATGCCTACCTCAGTGGTATGCCTGCCAAGAGACGCAAG ACGATGCAGGGTGAGGGCCCCCAGCTGCTTCTCTCAGAGGCTGTGAGCCGGGCAGCTAAGGCAGCCGGAGCTCGGCCCCTGACGAGCCCCGAGAGCCTGAGCCGGGACCTGGAGGCACCAGAGGTTCAGGAGAGCTACAGGCAGCAG ctCCGGTCTGATATACAAAAACGGCTGCAGGAAGACCCCAACTACAGTCCCCAGCGCTTCCCCAATGCCCAGCGGGCCTTTGCTGATGATCCTTAG
- the BAG6 gene encoding large proline-rich protein BAG6 isoform X4 has product MGTGVNVDLSAMEPSDSTSTAVEEPDSLEVLVKTLDSQTRTFIVGAQMNVKEFKEHIAASVSIPSEKQRLIYQGRVLQDDKKLQEYNVGGKVIHLVERAPPQTQLPSGASSGTGSASATHGGGPPPGTRGPGASVHDRNANSYVMVGTFNLPSDGSAVDVHINMEQAPIQSEPRVRLVMAQHMIRDIQTLLSRMECRGGPQPQHSQPPPQPPAVTPEPVALSSQTSEPVESETPPREPMEAEEVEERAPAQNPELTPGPAPAGPTPAAETNAPNHPSPAEYVEVLQELQRLESRLQPFLQRYYEVLGVAATTDYNNNHEGREEDQRLINLVGESLRLLGNTFVALSDLRCNLACAPPRHLHVVRPMSHYTTPMVLQQAAIPIQINVGTTVTMTGNGTRPPPTPNAEAPPPGPGQASSVAPSSTNVESSAEGAPPPGPAPPPATSHPRVIRISHQSVEPVVMMHMNIQDSGTQPGGVPSAPTGPLGPPGHGQTLGSTLIQLPSLPPEFMHAVAHQITHQAMVAAVASAAAGQQVPGFPTAPTRVVIARPTPPQARPSHPGGPPVSGTLGAGLGTNASLAQMVSGLVGQLLMQPVLVAQGTPGMAPPPAPATASASAGTTNTATTAGPAPGGPAQPPPAPQPSTADLQFSQLLGNLLGPAGPGAGGPGVASPTITVAMPGVPAFLQGVTDFLQATQTAPPPPPPPPPPPPAPEQQTMPPPGSPSGGAGSPGGLGLESLSPEFFTSVVQGVLSSLLGSLGARAGSSESIAAFIQRLSGSSNIFEPGADGALGFFGALLSLLCQNFSMVDVVMLLHGHFQPLQRLQPQLRSFFHQHYLGGQEPTPSNIRMATHTLITGLEEYVRESFSLVQVQPGVDIIRTNLEFLQEQFNSIAAHVLHCTDSGFGARLLELCNQGLFECLALNLHCLGGQQMELAAVINGRIRRMSRGVNPSLVSWLTTMMGLRLQVVLEHMPVGPDAILRYVRRVGDPPQPLPEEPMEVQGAERASPEPQRENASPAPGTTAEEAMSRGPPPAPEGGSRDEQDGASAETEPWAAAVPPEWVPIIQQDIQSQRKVKPQPPLSDAYLSGMPAKRRKTMQGEGPQLLLSEAVSRAAKAAGARPLTSPESLSRDLEAPEVQESYRQQLRSDIQKRLQEDPNYSPQRFPNAQRAFADDP; this is encoded by the exons ATGGGGAcaggtgtgaatgt AGACCTGTCGGCCATGGAGCCTAGTGATAGTACCAGTACCGCTGTGGAGGAGCCTGACAGCTTGGAGGTGTTGGTGAAGACCCTGGACTCTCAAACTCGGACCTTTATTGTGGGGGCCCAG atgAATGTAAAAGAGTTTAAGGAGCACATTGCTGCCTCTGTCAGCATCCCATCTGAAAAACAACGGCTCATTTACCAGGGACGGGTTCTGCAAGATGATAAGAAGCTTCAGGAATACA ATGTTGGGGGAAAGGTTATCCACCTGGTGGAACGGGCTCCTCCTCAGACTCAGCTCCCTTCTGGGGCATCTTCTGGGACGGGGTCTGCCTCAGCCACTCATGGTGGGGGACCCCCGCCTGGTACTCGGGGGCCTGGGGCCTCTGTTCATGACCGGAATGCCAACAGCTATGTCATGGTTGGAACCTTCAATCTTCCT AGTGACGGCTCTGCTGTGGATGTTCACATCAACATGGAACAGGCCCCGATTCAG AGTGAGCCCCGGGTACGGCTGGTGATGGCTCAGCATATGATCAGGGATATACAGACCTTACTATCCCGGATGGAG TGTCGAGGAGGGCCCCAACCGCAGCACAGTCAGCCGCCCCCGCAGCCACCAGCTGTGACCCCGGAGCCAGTAGCCTTGAGCTCTCAAACATCAGAACCAGTTGAAAGTGAAACACCTCCCCGGGAGCCCATGGAGGCAGAAGAAGTGGAGGAGCGTGCCCCAGCCCAGAACCCGGAGCTCACTCCTGGCCCAGCCCCAGCGGGCCCAACACCTGCCGCGGAAACAAACGCACCCAA CCATCCTTCCCCTGCGGAGTATGTCGAGGTGCTCCAGGAGCTACAGCGGCTGGAGAGTCGCCTCCAGCCCTTCTTGCAGCGCTACTATGAGGTTCTGGGTGTTGCTGCTACCACGGACTACAATAACAAT CACGAGGGCCGGGAGGAGGATCAGCGGTTGATCAACTTGGTAGGGGAGAGCCTGCGACTGCTGGGCAACACCTTTGTGGCACTGTCTGACCTGCGCTGCAATCTGGCCTGCGCGCCCCCACGACACCTGCATGTGGTGCGGCCTATGTCTCACTACACCACCCCCATGGTGCTCCAGCAGGCGGCCATTCCCATACAG ATCAATGTGGGAACCACTGTGACCATGACAGGAAATGGGACTCGGCCCCCCCCAACTCCCAATGCAGAGGCACCTCCCCCTGGTCCTGGGCAGGCCTCATCCGTGGCTCCGTCTTCTACCAATGTCGAGTCCTCAGCTGAGGGGGCTCCCCCGCCAGGTCCAGCTCCCCCGCCAGCTACCAGCCACCCGAGGGTCATCCGGATTTCCCACCAGAGTGTGGAACCCGTGGTTATGATGCACATGAACATTCAAG ATTCTGGCACACAGCCTGGTGGTGTTCCGAGTGCTCCCACTGGCCCCCTGGGACCCCCTGGTCATGGCCAAACCCTGG GCTCCACCCTCATCCAGCTGCCCTCCCTGCCCCCTGAGTTCATGCACGCCGTCGCCCACCAGATCACTCATCAGGCCATGGTGGCAGCTGTTGCCTCCGCGGCCGCAG GACAGCAGGTGCCAGGCTTCCCAACAGCTCCAACCCGGGTGGTGATTGCCCGGCCCACTCCTCCACAGGCTCGGCCTTCCCATCCTGGAGGGCCCCCAGTCTCTGGGACACTG GGCGCCGGTCTGGGTACCAATGCCTCGTTGGCCCAGATGGTGAGCGGCCTTGTGGGGCAGCTTCTTATGCAGCCAGTCCTTGTGG CTCAGGGGACCCCAGGTATGGCTCCACCGCCAGCCCCTGCCACTGCTTCCGCCAGTGCTGGCACCACCAACACAGCTACCACAGCTGGGCCTGCTCCTGGGGGGCCTGCCCAGCCTCCACCCGCCCCTCAACCCTCCACGGCTGATCTTCAGTTCTCTCAGCTTCTGGGGAACCTGCTTGGGCCTGCagggccaggggctggagggcctGGTGTGGCTTCTCCCACCATCACTGTGGCGATGCCTGGTGTCCCTGCCTTTCTCCAGGGTGTCACTGACTTCTTGCAG GCAACACAGACAGcccctccaccacccccacctcctccacccccaccacctgCCCCAGAGCAGCAGACCATGCCCCCACCAGGCTCCCCTTCTGGTGGTGCAGGGAGTCCTGGAGGCCTGGGTCTTGAGAGCCTGTCACCGGAGTTTTTTACCTCAGTGGTGCAGGGTGTGCTCAGCTCCCTGCTGGGCTCCTTGGGGGCTCGGGCTGGCAGCAGTGAAAGTATTGCTGCCTTCATACAACGCCTCAGTGGATCCAGCAACATCTTTGAGCCTGGAGCCGATGGGGCCCTTG GATTCTTTGGGGCCCTGCTCTCTCTTTTGTGCCAGAACTTCTCTATGGTGGATGTAGTGATGCTTCTTCATGGGCATTTCCAGCCACTACAACGGCTCCAGCCCCAACTGCGATCTTTCTTCCACCAGCACTACTTGGGTGGTCAGGAGCCCACACCCAGTAACATCCGG ATGGCAACCCACACATTGATCACAGGGCTAGAAGAGTATGTGCGGGAGAGTTTT TCCTTGGTGCAGGTTCAGCCAGGTGTGGACATCATCCGGACAAACCTGGAATTTCTCCAAGAGCAGTTTAATAGCATTGCTGCTCATGTGCTGCATTGCACAG ATAGTGGATTTGGGGCCCGGTTGCTGGAGTTGTGTAACCAAGGCCTGTTTGAATGCCTGGCCCTGAACCTGCACTGCTTGGGGGGACAGCAGATGGAGCTTGCTGCTGTTATCAATGGCCGAATT CGTCGTATGTCTCGTGGGGTGAATCCCTCCTTGGTGAGCTGGCTGACCACTATGATGGGACTGAGGCTTCAGGTGGTACTGGagcacatgcctgtaggcccCGATGCCATTCTCAGATACGTTCGCAGGGTTGGTGATCCCCCCCAG CCACTTCCTGAGGAGCCAATGGAAGTTCAGGGAGCAGAAAGAGCTTCCCCTGAGCCTCAG CGGGAGAAtgcttccccagcccctggaacAACAGCAGAAGAGGCCATGTCCCGAGGTCCACCTCCTGCTCCTGAGGGGGGCTCCCGGGATGAACAGGATGGAGCTTCAGCTGAGACAGAACCTTGGGCAGCTGCAGTCCCCCCA GAATGGGTCCCTATTATCCAGCAGGACATTCAGAGCCAGCGGAAGGTGAAACCACAGCCCCCTCTGAGTGATGCCTACCTCAGTGGTATGCCTGCCAAGAGACGCAAG ACGATGCAGGGTGAGGGCCCCCAGCTGCTTCTCTCAGAGGCTGTGAGCCGGGCAGCTAAGGCAGCCGGAGCTCGGCCCCTGACGAGCCCCGAGAGCCTGAGCCGGGACCTGGAGGCACCAGAGGTTCAGGAGAGCTACAGGCAGCAG ctCCGGTCTGATATACAAAAACGGCTGCAGGAAGACCCCAACTACAGTCCCCAGCGCTTCCCCAATGCCCAGCGGGCCTTTGCTGATGATCCTTAG